One region of Sebastes fasciatus isolate fSebFas1 chromosome 1, fSebFas1.pri, whole genome shotgun sequence genomic DNA includes:
- the LOC141776925 gene encoding mucin-3A, with translation MTPTGRIESTVSSSTLTSNAGRSTTNTGHSTTTINSPTSTTFSPTSLSTVPPLTVATTSVNNESVPTSKALTSVEIISTKKFTTVSHSTSTIIPLSNTTVTVTISPTTPQCEKCPTECIGGTCSFNETIGGCHCHCPHDFVYGDSCSFGNNDTPAHVDTGALPTRNATVTLEIDITFLKAFNNLNSPQSLEFIKKFEQQLEALCKEADPQTFKRVKVIKLTQGSVVAESVAEYIYPNNETQIQFVNNQLVGVLTGILNDSSKLINISQAFNNSAVKLNKLIFHTPEITNITDLMPFVNCSGFVNYTAELVNGQWQCAGPCKTNPDYCHQHGECRNDIYKGPICSCFNSSLEQFYGPQCDLFRRGPGFYGALFGSLAVALLLVIIIVIAVTVKKRHMGIWKGSNSYNRRLSAFEEDFFDFSDTGDHNLGLAGTYT, from the exons atgacaccaacaggaagaattgaatcaacaGTGTCAAGCTCAACACTCAcctcaaatgcaggaagaagcactaccaacactggtcattccacaacgacaatcaattctccaacaagtacaacaTTCTCACCAACTTCACTGTCTacagttcctccactaactgTGGCGACAACCTCAGTAAATAATGAATCGGTACCAACTTCAAAGGCTTTGACGTCAGTGGAAATCATCAGTACAAAAAAATTTACAACAGTCAGTCATTCAACATCTACCATTATTCCCCTTTCAAATACTACTGTCACTGTGACAATATCACCTACAACTCCTCAGTGTGAGAAGTGCCCGACTGAGTGTATCGGAGGTACCTGTTCATTCAATGAGACAATTGGAGGATGTCACTGCCACTGCCCCCATGATTTTGTCTATGGAGATTCCTGCTCTTTTGGAAATAATGACACCCCTGCTCATGTTG ATACCGGAGCATTACCAACTCGAAATGCAACTGTGACTTTGGAAATCGACATCACTTTTCTTAAAGCTTTTAATAATCTAAACTCACCTCAATCATTAGAATTCATCAAGAAATTTGAACAGCAG CTTGAAGCCCTATGCAAAGAAGCAGATCCACAAACCTTTAAAAGAGTAAAAGTCATCAAGTTAAC ACAAGGAAGTGTTGTTGCAGAGAGCGTGGCGGAGTACATCTATCCAAACAATGAAACTCAAATCCAGTTTGTCAACAATCAGCTTGTTGGGGTGTTGACTGGTATCTTGAATGACTCAAGTAAACTCATTAATATTTCTCAAGCCTTTAATAATTCGGCTGTGAAATTAAATAAACTCATCTTCCACACACCTGAGATAACAA ATATCACCGATCTGATGCCTTTTGTAAACTGCTCTGGGTTTGTTAATTACACTGCTGAGCTTGTTAATGGTCAATGGCAGTGTGCTGGACCTTGCAAAACAAACCCTGATTACTGTCATCAACATGGAGAATGCCGCAATGACATTTACAAAGGGCCAATCTGTAG TTGCTTCAATTCTAGCCTTGAGCAGTTTTATGGCCCACAGTGTGACCTCTTCCGTCGGGGTCCAGGTTTCTACGGTGCACTGTTTGGATCATTGGCAGTGGCACTCCTGCTCGTGATTATTATTGTCATTGCTGTCACCGTCAAAAAGAGACATATGGGCATTTG GAAAGGAAGCAACTCCTACAACAGAAGACTGTCTGCGTTTGAGGAAGATTTCTTTGACTTCTCTGATACAG GAGATCACAACTTGGGACTTGCAGGCACTTACACATGA